CGGTTGCCACTTATCCATTGCGGATTTCCACGAATCCTTAATTGATGTTATGGAATTCGCTGATTTCGAATTTTCCCCTGTACTCATGGATACTAAATACGATGAAGTACCTGAATTAGACATTATTATTGTCGAAGGTGGAATTAGAAACGATGAAAACAGAGAATTAGCTGAAATGTTAAACGAAAAAGCTAACATGGTTATTTCTTACGGAACTTGTGCATGTTACGGAGGTATTCCAGGTCTCGGAAACTTATGGACTGTTGAAGAATTAGAAGAAGAAGCATACATTAACTCTGTATCTACCGTAAACCCTGAAGGAATTATTCCTCACGAAGATGTACCTCATCTCGAAAGCAGAGTAAGACCTTTAAGCGAATGTATGGATATCGACTTAATGATTCCAGGTTGCCCACCTCGTTCCGATGTTGTAGCAGAAGCTATTTTAACATTATTAAGAGGAGAAACAATTGAATTACCTTCAACCAACCTTTGTGAAGTATGTCCTAGAGAAAAACCACCTGCTGGTTTAGCTATGGACTTCATTAAAAGACAATTCGAATTAGGTTTACCAGAACCTGATTTATGTTTAATTACTCAAGGTTTAGTATGTATGGGTCCTGCTACCGTATCCTTATGTGGTGCAGAATGTCCTTCCATTGGTATCCAATGTAGAGGATGTTACGGTCCTACCGCTAAAGTATTAGACCAAGGAGCAAAAATGATCAGTGCGATTGCATCTGACTACGGTGTACAAGAAGATAAAACAGTTGACCCTGAAACTGTCGCTGATCAATTAGATGATATCGTAGGTACTTTCTACTCTTACACATTACCTGCAGCTTTAGTACCTATGAAAATGCAGAAAGGAGGAGAATAAAATGGTTAAACTTACTATGGAGCCTGTCACTCGTATTGAAGGACACGCAAAAATTACAGTACACCTCGATGATGCTGGAAACGTAGAAGAAACAAGATTACATGTTATGGAATTCAGAGGTTTCGAAAAATTCTTAACAGGTCGTCCTGTAGAAGAATTACCTAGATTAGTTCCTAGAATCTGTGGTATTTGTGATGTACAACACCACTTAGCAGCTGCTAAAGCTGTAGACCAAATTTTCGGATACGATGATTACGAAATCTTACCTGCTGCTTACAGAATGAGAGAAATTATGAACTGGGGTTCATACATGCACTCCCACGCTCTCCACTTTTACTTCTTAGCAGCTCCAGATTTAATCATTCCTAACGGAACTAGAAAAACCAGAAACGTTTTCCAAGTAATTAAAGATATGCCTGAAGTCGCACTTCAAGCTATTAACATCAGAAGAAACGGTTTAGAAATGGTTAGAAAAATAGGTGGTCGTCCTATTCACCCTACCTCATCCACTCCTGGTGGTATTTCTACCGAATTAGATGATGAAACTCAAAAAGACTTACTTGCAAGAGCAAAAGAAAATGTTGAATTAGCACAAGCTACTTTAGACTTAGCTATTCCTGTATTTGAAGAAAACATTGACTTAATCTCTTCATTAGGTAACTTCGGTGACACCAGACACTGTGGTATCGTAAAACCTGATGGAACTTGGGATGTATACAACGGTAATGTAAGATTCAAAGACAAAGATGGAAGCGACATGTTTGAATACAGAAATGAAGAATACGTTGATATTGTTGCTGAACATGTAAAACCTTACTCCTGGTTAAAATTCCCTTACATTAAAGAGTTAGGATACCCAGAAGGTATTTACAGAGTAGCACCATTATCCAGAATTAATGTCTGTGATCAAATGCCTAAAGAAGCTCCTCTTGCACAAGAAGCTCTTAAAGCTTTCCGTGATGCTTTCGGATATGCTCAAGCACCATTATTATTCAACTATGCTAGACTCATTGAATTATTAGCATCTGCTGAATGTGCTGCTAACGCATTAGAAGAAGATCTCCTCGTGGTACTTTAATCCACCATTATCAATCTGATGATAATGGATTATGTACTAAAGCTAACATTGTTGTAGCTACAATCCAAAACAACCCAGCTATGGAAATGGGTATTCACCAAGTAGCTAAAGATTACATCAAACCTGGTGTAGAAGTAGATGATAAAATCTTTAACTTAATGGAAATGGTTATCAGAGCTTACGACCCATGTTTATCTTGTGCTACCCACTCAATGGATAGTCAAATGAGATTAGCTGAAGTAGATATTGTAGACAGTGAAGGAAACCTCATTAAAAAATTCTAAATTTAAGGGGGTTTTTGGTGCTTGTGAAGGTACTTGCCCTACATCAGCTATTGAAGTAACACCTAACTCAATAATTCACTGTGACACTTGTGGTGAAGAACCAAAATGTGCAGATGCTTGTCCTAACGGTGCATTAAAAGTCGAAGAATTCGAAGTTGTCGACGGTGTAATGCAAGCAAGATTAGTATTCAACTCTGTACTTTGTGATTCCTGTGGTAAATGTGAAGAAGTTTGTCCACAAGAAACCATTAAAGTCACTGGTGCTAAATTAAAAGAAGTTGAAGGATTCTGTGTAATGTGTCAAAAATGTGTTGACATTTGCCCTGTAGATGTAATTGGAATTCCGGGTGTTAAAGAACCTGCTGAGTATGATTTAGATCTCAAAGGTAAAGGACCAGTTTACATCAAAGATTGTGTTGGATGTGGAACTTGTGTAGAACCTTGTCCTGTAAGCGCAATCACTCTTGAAGAAGTAGGCAGTCCAATTACTGTAAATGATGACTGTATCAGATGCGGTTTATGTTCTCAAACCTGTCCTTGGAATGCAATATTCATCTCAGAGAAAAAACCTGTCAAACGTTCTAAAGAAATTACTTCATTCACTTTCGATTCAGCTAAATGTATTGGTTGTAACACTTGTGTAGAAGCTTGTCCTGGAGACTTCATCTCTGCAAACAGTGCTAGTTTAACTGTTGCAATTCCTAGTGTATGTGCTGCATGCGGATTATGTGTAAAAGTTTGTCCTGTTGACGCTTTAGACATCGAAATCGAATGGGGTGAAGGTGCTCCTGTAGACGCAGAAGGTATCGGAAGAGACGTCGAAAAATGTGACTTCATTGGTGCATGTGCTAACAAATGTCCTACTGAAGCTATTCGTGTAGTTACCAAAACTGGTATGTCCTGCCCTGCTTTAGTAGAAACTGATTCAGAACCATCTTTCACTAGTTGTATCAGATGTGGAGCTTGTGCTTCAGTTTGTTCTAACGACGCATTGAAAGTTGATCAGTATGAAGTAACTATTGATGGCGAACCTGTCATAAGAGACAGAATTTCATTCAACCCATCTAAATGTGATCAATGTGGTGACTGTATCGAAGCATGTCCTTACGACATGATTCACAAAACAGATAATCCTAAATTACCAATTGCAGGATTCTGTACTTTATGCGGTCAATGTATTGAAGCATGTCCTGAAGACGCATTATGTTATAAATAGGTGTGATAACACGCACACCTTTTTATTTTCTTTTTTTTTAAAAAAATTAGTTATATTTTATTCATTACTACTTTTCCATTAACGATTGTCATTACTGGCATTCCAATGTAGTTCCAACCATCGAATGGAGAGTATTCTGCTTTTGTTTTAAATTCATCAATATTGAATTTGCCTTCTCTTTTGAGGTCAATAACAGTAAAATCAGCATCTTTTCCTATGGCTATTTCTCCTTTATTTTCAAGCCCATACACTTTTGATGCATTTTCACTAAATATTTTTGGAATAATTTCTAAATCGATATTTCCTTTGTTAACTTCAGTCAAAATTAGGGGAACGACAGTTTCTAAATTAGGAATTCCCGGAGATGACATCCAGACTCCTTTTGTTTTATCCTCTAATGTGTGAGGTGCATGATCTGTTCCAATAATTGATGTTTCATCTAAATCTGTTATTCTGACGCTGTCTTTCATTTCTCTAAGTGGAGGATTGGTTTTTACGAATGTTCCATATATATTGTAAGCGGAATTGTCAAGCAGCAGGTGATGTGGTGTAAATTCCCAGCTTACAGGCTGTGTTTTACTTGCTTCTTTTGCAAGAGCCAATGATTTGGATGAGCTTAGATGGCATATGTGCAGTCTCAGGTTATTTTTGCCTGCAAGTTCTATTGCCTGTTTGACGGATTCATCTTCTGATCTGGCAGGTCTTGCATAAGTATAGTCAATCGGTTTATTTTCTTCTTTTTGTTTTAATTTTTCAGTTTCACTTTCCACTATTGATTTTTTTTCACAGTGAACACAGACAAGTCCGTTATAGTCTGTGGTCTGTTTTAATTTTCCTAAGTTTTCAAAGATTTCTTCCAAACTTTCATCACTTTCCAGGTCCATAAATACTTTAAATGATATGGGATTTAGACTAATCATCTTTTCCATTTCTTCAAGAGTGTTATGTCCTGCCTGGAGCTCGTAATTAACGGCGGATTTTTCATCTGCGATTTTTATTTTCTCTTCAAGCGCTTTGTATGTATTTGTTTTCGGCAGTGTGTTTGGCATATCAATTACTGTTGTAAAACCTCCGTTGGCTGCAGCTAAACTTCCTGTTTTAAAATCTTCTTTCTGTGTTAATCCAGGGTCTCTAAAATGGATGTGGGGGTCTATAAATCCTGGCATGATATAGTTATGGTCAATGTCAATGATTTCATCTCCCTTAAGCGGATTTTTAGAAATATCTGTTATTTTACCATCTTCAATTTTAATATTGTATTCGCCCTTTCTATCTACCAATCTGCAATTTTTTATTACTAAATCCATTTTCAGTCCCCATTTCTTTAATTATTTATTATTTATATTTTTAAAAACATAAGCTTTTTTTAATTTGAGAGTTAAATTTATTTTTATGTCTCAAGTTTCAAATATTCTTTCACGTGATAAAAATTTATTTTTCAATGATTTGGATGAAAAATATAAAATTTCAGATACCTCCAGTGAGATTAATTTAATAGCTGATTTCACCGAGTATAATCCTTTACATAATGGTCATTTTCATTGCATGAAAACTGCAAAACATATGTTTCCTAACTCATTATTTGTAGCTATTGTGCCGGGGTTATTTGAAAGAAGTGGTAGAGGTATTCCATATATATTGCCTAGGGAACTTAGGGCAGAAATTGCAATTTCTGTTGGTGCAGACATTGTTGTCGAAGGCCCTCCTATGGGAATTATGGGATCAGGTCAGTATTCTCTATGTCTCTGCCGCATGTTCAAGGCTTTAAACACAGATTATATACCTAGAGGATATAAGCCAGTTGAAGGAATAGATGAAATTTTGAAAAGAATTAATATGGGTCATCATGTTGCCCCCAAACCTTACAAAATTGTCGATAAAACCGCTAATGAAATTCTTTTAAAGGGAAAACTGGAAGAGGACAATTATGTGATAACCTCATTTTCCAATTCCCTGAGCAAAATCGGCTTTGATTTTACAGGCAAGTTCATATTTGTAGAGCGTATTGAAGGGGTAA
The nucleotide sequence above comes from uncultured Methanobrevibacter sp.. Encoded proteins:
- a CDS encoding F420-nonreducing hydrogenase; the protein is GCHLSIADFHESLIDVMEFADFEFSPVLMDTKYDEVPELDIIIVEGGIRNDENRELAEMLNEKANMVISYGTCACYGGIPGLGNLWTVEELEEEAYINSVSTVNPEGIIPHEDVPHLESRVRPLSECMDIDLMIPGCPPRSDVVAEAILTLLRGETIELPSTNLCEVCPREKPPAGLAMDFIKRQFELGLPEPDLCLITQGLVCMGPATVSLCGAECPSIGIQCRGCYGPTAKVLDQGAKMISAIASDYGVQEDKTVDPETVADQLDDIVGTFYSYTLPAALVPMKMQKGGE
- a CDS encoding nucleotidyltransferase family protein; the protein is MSQVSNILSRDKNLFFNDLDEKYKISDTSSEINLIADFTEYNPLHNGHFHCMKTAKHMFPNSLFVAIVPGLFERSGRGIPYILPRELRAEIAISVGADIVVEGPPMGIMGSGQYSLCLCRMFKALNTDYIPRGYKPVEGIDEILKRINMGHHVAPKPYKIVDKTANEILLKGKLEEDNYVITSFSNSLSKIGFDFTGKFIFVERIEGVSGTLIRESILEDNFDNVLDMMPSKTIEVLKREIKNDAIIYGLRDEDSILDTANNYTFEDLSELNLFNEKLAQNIVDNRPFSNIEEIEDAILQGFSTHFRQRVLSILENPIPKKLISEYIDNYPSVIRILGYKNDDCLEKFKKKVNNENISLF
- a CDS encoding 4Fe-4S binding protein, coding for MKETSLKNSKFKGVFGACEGTCPTSAIEVTPNSIIHCDTCGEEPKCADACPNGALKVEEFEVVDGVMQARLVFNSVLCDSCGKCEEVCPQETIKVTGAKLKEVEGFCVMCQKCVDICPVDVIGIPGVKEPAEYDLDLKGKGPVYIKDCVGCGTCVEPCPVSAITLEEVGSPITVNDDCIRCGLCSQTCPWNAIFISEKKPVKRSKEITSFTFDSAKCIGCNTCVEACPGDFISANSASLTVAIPSVCAACGLCVKVCPVDALDIEIEWGEGAPVDAEGIGRDVEKCDFIGACANKCPTEAIRVVTKTGMSCPALVETDSEPSFTSCIRCGACASVCSNDALKVDQYEVTIDGEPVIRDRISFNPSKCDQCGDCIEACPYDMIHKTDNPKLPIAGFCTLCGQCIEACPEDALCYK
- a CDS encoding dihydroorotase family protein; translated protein: MDLVIKNCRLVDRKGEYNIKIEDGKITDISKNPLKGDEIIDIDHNYIMPGFIDPHIHFRDPGLTQKEDFKTGSLAAANGGFTTVIDMPNTLPKTNTYKALEEKIKIADEKSAVNYELQAGHNTLEEMEKMISLNPISFKVFMDLESDESLEEIFENLGKLKQTTDYNGLVCVHCEKKSIVESETEKLKQKEENKPIDYTYARPARSEDESVKQAIELAGKNNLRLHICHLSSSKSLALAKEASKTQPVSWEFTPHHLLLDNSAYNIYGTFVKTNPPLREMKDSVRITDLDETSIIGTDHAPHTLEDKTKGVWMSSPGIPNLETVVPLILTEVNKGNIDLEIIPKIFSENASKVYGLENKGEIAIGKDADFTVIDLKREGKFNIDEFKTKAEYSPFDGWNYIGMPVMTIVNGKVVMNKI